A portion of the Oncorhynchus gorbuscha isolate QuinsamMale2020 ecotype Even-year linkage group LG19, OgorEven_v1.0, whole genome shotgun sequence genome contains these proteins:
- the LOC124006009 gene encoding protein S100-A16-like — protein MESAIQTVVGVYLKSAKGKGSLGDKDFQGLVNKQLGNVMTGTDSSSAVKEMRKGLDENKDGKVSFQEYMTLIGYVANTLSEQRTAANNTPAS, from the exons ATGGAGTCGGCCATCCAGACAGTGGTAGGAGTGTATCTGAAGTCTGCCAAAGGGAAGGGCAGTCTCGGAGATAAGGACTTCCAGGGCCTCGTCAATAAACAGCTCGGCAATGTCATGACT GGAACAGATAGTTCCTCTGCAGTGAAGGAGATGCGTAAGGGATTGGACGAGAACAAAGATGGGAAAGTCAGCTTCCAGGAATACATGACTCTGATTGGCTACGTGGCAAACACCCTCAGCGAGCAGAGGACTGCAGCCAACAACACACCTGCCTCATAG